The Triticum aestivum cultivar Chinese Spring chromosome 7B, IWGSC CS RefSeq v2.1, whole genome shotgun sequence genome window below encodes:
- the LOC123159072 gene encoding uncharacterized protein, protein MHAPSPPAEEMEREVELVQAFQAVEAAAQRFFVTYHQVVAAVCATMEASGKRALFVPASSTFWFDMKKEYSDRWRVETVEEGGNHMIIAALCYLPLSCRGCSRVIGNACQLPFVG, encoded by the exons AGGAAATGGAAAGAGAGGTGGAGCTGGTGCAGGCTTTCCAGGCCGTGGAGGCGGCCGCGCAGAGGTTCTTCGTCACGTACCACCAGGTCGTGGCGGCGGTGTGTGCCACGATGGAGGCTTCGGGCAAACGGGCGCTGTTCGTGCCAGCGAGCTCCACATTCTGGTTCGACAT GAAGAAAGAGTACAGTGATCGCTGGAGAGTGGAGACAGTGGAAGAGGGTGGGAACCACATGATCATTGCAGCGCTTTGCTACTTACCATTGTCATGTCGAGGGTGCTCCCGGGTGATTGGCAATGCATGCCAGTTACCATTTGTTGGTTAG